In Bifidobacterium sp. ESL0745, one DNA window encodes the following:
- a CDS encoding bifunctional shikimate kinase/3-dehydroquinate synthase, translating to MSGHRPLAVIIGMPGAGKTRVGREAAQMLDVDFADADIEIEHEAGMKIPRYFEKYGEPAFRELEADVIADLLVSFDGLLALGGGAPMTESTREVLADYIADGGKLVYLEADTHEAMERASRSGNRPMLNGDANKRWMKLYEERDPVFRKISNLHVHTHGSTPRVAARKLSNMIQERIVHVTGSGIEPYDVCIGEGALNRLPEMLGDDVLRVALIHTQPVQRHSDQARALLRQSGYEVYDMVIPDAEKGKTIDVAKTIWKRLGEIGFTRSDAIVGLGGGAATDLAGFIAATWMRGIRYVNCPTSLLAMVDASTGGKTGINTDEGKNLVGSFYTPAGVLADLRTLKTLPRDIFTEGLGEVTKSGFIRDTKILDILQEHAEELRNFNGDDFLGSPLEDVVAELIERTVRVKAYHVSNDLKEAGLREFLNYGHTLAHAIEKLENFRWRHGNAVAVGCVYAAELSCILGHIDQETVDLHRSIFSSLGLPISWNGGDWDSVLALMHKDKKARGNTLRFVILDSVGHPMHLEDPPMDALVEAFQRIRG from the coding sequence ATGAGTGGTCATCGTCCGCTTGCCGTCATCATCGGGATGCCCGGTGCCGGTAAGACACGGGTGGGGCGTGAGGCGGCGCAGATGCTCGATGTTGATTTCGCCGACGCCGATATCGAGATTGAGCACGAGGCCGGTATGAAGATTCCCCGATATTTCGAAAAATACGGGGAACCTGCGTTCCGCGAGCTGGAAGCCGATGTCATTGCCGACTTGCTGGTCTCATTTGACGGGCTGCTCGCGCTTGGCGGTGGGGCGCCGATGACGGAATCGACGCGCGAAGTACTGGCCGATTACATTGCCGACGGTGGCAAGCTTGTCTATCTGGAAGCAGACACGCATGAGGCGATGGAACGGGCTTCCCGCAGTGGCAACCGGCCGATGCTTAACGGTGACGCCAACAAACGCTGGATGAAGCTCTATGAGGAACGTGATCCCGTTTTCCGCAAAATCTCCAATCTGCATGTGCACACCCATGGTTCGACGCCGCGCGTGGCGGCAAGGAAGCTGAGCAATATGATTCAGGAACGTATCGTTCATGTCACTGGTTCGGGCATTGAGCCCTATGACGTCTGCATCGGTGAAGGCGCATTGAACCGTTTGCCGGAAATGCTCGGAGATGACGTACTGCGAGTCGCGCTGATCCATACCCAACCCGTGCAGCGTCACTCCGATCAAGCACGAGCCCTGCTTCGCCAGTCTGGCTATGAAGTCTACGATATGGTCATTCCTGACGCGGAAAAAGGCAAGACCATCGACGTGGCCAAAACCATCTGGAAGCGGCTCGGTGAGATTGGCTTCACCCGTTCCGACGCCATCGTTGGCCTCGGAGGAGGAGCCGCGACCGATCTGGCCGGTTTTATCGCGGCCACCTGGATGCGCGGCATCCGTTATGTCAACTGCCCGACCTCGCTGCTGGCGATGGTTGACGCCTCGACAGGCGGCAAAACGGGTATCAACACCGACGAGGGCAAGAATCTGGTCGGCTCCTTCTATACGCCAGCCGGCGTGCTCGCTGATTTGCGCACGTTGAAGACGTTGCCGCGCGACATCTTTACCGAGGGACTTGGGGAGGTCACCAAATCCGGGTTCATCCGTGACACGAAGATTCTCGACATTTTGCAGGAACACGCCGAGGAATTGAGGAACTTCAACGGTGATGATTTCCTTGGTTCGCCGCTTGAGGATGTGGTCGCCGAACTCATCGAGCGCACCGTTCGCGTCAAGGCTTATCACGTTTCCAACGATTTGAAGGAAGCCGGCCTGCGAGAGTTTCTCAACTACGGGCACACGTTGGCCCATGCCATCGAGAAACTGGAGAATTTCCGCTGGCGTCATGGCAACGCCGTTGCTGTCGGTTGCGTCTACGCCGCCGAACTTTCCTGTATCCTCGGCCACATTGATCAGGAAACCGTCGATCTTCATCGTTCGATCTTCTCCTCGCTCGGCCTGCCGATTTCCTGGAATGGCGGCGATTGGGATTCGGTGCTGGCGTTGATGCACAAAGATAAGAAGGCACGCGGCAACACGCTGCGCTTCGTCATTCTCGACAGTGTTGGTCATCCGATGCACCTCGAGGATCCGCCGATGGATGCGCTCGTCGAGGCGTTCCAGCGCATTCGCGGTTGA
- the aroC gene encoding chorismate synthase, translating into MLRWQTAGESHGEALVAMIEGLPAGVEVRSQDIVDALARRRLGYGRGARMKFEQDKVRLLTGVRHGKTLGSPVTIEIANTEWPKWTEVMSADPLDHELPPTGRNEPLTRPRPGHADLTGMRKYGFDDARNALERSSARETASRVALGEVAAKFLEQTVGIRTVAHVVALGGEKADTSTLPTPADIGALDASPVRTLDKDAEKRMMAKVDEAKSRADTLGGVVEVIAYGVPAGLGAYVESDRRLDAALAGALMGIQAMKGVEVGDGFLEAERFGSEAHDEMFVDDNGHIRRYSNRSGGTEGGMSDGQPIRVRAAMKPIPSIPRALRTVDVATGEEAKAINQRSDTTAVPAASVVAEAMVRLTLAKFVLEKFGGDSVEETRRNAQNYLDSWPEHMR; encoded by the coding sequence ATGTTGCGTTGGCAGACGGCTGGGGAGTCGCACGGTGAGGCGTTGGTCGCGATGATTGAGGGGCTTCCGGCCGGCGTCGAAGTGCGCTCGCAGGATATCGTGGATGCGTTGGCGCGGCGTCGTCTGGGATACGGCCGTGGGGCGCGCATGAAGTTCGAGCAGGACAAGGTGCGGCTGCTGACTGGGGTTCGTCACGGAAAGACGCTGGGATCGCCCGTGACCATCGAGATTGCCAACACCGAATGGCCGAAGTGGACCGAAGTCATGAGCGCGGATCCGCTTGATCACGAGTTGCCTCCGACCGGACGCAATGAACCGCTGACCCGTCCGCGTCCCGGTCATGCCGACCTTACCGGCATGCGCAAGTATGGTTTTGACGACGCCCGCAATGCGCTTGAGCGTTCCAGCGCCCGTGAGACGGCTTCGCGTGTGGCTTTGGGTGAGGTTGCTGCCAAATTCCTGGAGCAGACAGTCGGCATCCGCACGGTCGCCCATGTGGTTGCTTTGGGCGGTGAAAAAGCTGATACGAGTACGCTGCCGACGCCCGCCGATATCGGGGCGCTTGATGCTTCGCCGGTGCGCACACTTGACAAGGACGCGGAAAAGCGCATGATGGCCAAGGTTGACGAGGCCAAGTCCCGTGCCGATACGCTGGGCGGCGTGGTGGAGGTCATTGCCTACGGCGTGCCTGCAGGGTTGGGCGCGTATGTGGAAAGCGACCGCAGGCTTGATGCCGCGTTGGCAGGTGCATTGATGGGGATTCAGGCCATGAAGGGTGTCGAGGTCGGCGATGGATTCCTTGAGGCTGAGCGATTTGGTTCCGAGGCCCACGACGAGATGTTCGTGGATGACAACGGTCATATCCGGCGCTATTCCAACCGTTCCGGCGGCACTGAAGGCGGTATGTCCGACGGGCAGCCGATTCGTGTACGGGCTGCGATGAAGCCGATTCCTTCCATTCCGCGGGCGTTGCGTACCGTGGATGTCGCAACTGGTGAAGAGGCCAAGGCCATCAACCAGCGTTCCGATACCACCGCGGTACCGGCTGCTTCCGTTGTAGCCGAGGCCATGGTGCGCCTGACGCTGGCCAAGTTCGTGCTTGAAAAGTTCGGCGGTGACAGTGTCGAAGAGACTCGTCGCAATGCCCAGAATTATCTCGATTCCTGGCCGGAGCACATGCGCTGA
- a CDS encoding peptidase A24, with the protein MAYIAVLPSLICGLALALEDIRRFRVPRTWVATGVLTQLAVFLAFSVFEHNPAKVLLPLGYALFSAAIQFLLSRLKPGALGFGDVTASFLTGLAIGSFGLMPYLYWWLLMGVLGLLWIPLYPKLVKPSTSKPSSSPSSKAPFVPVIVTSAIIAAFLSVL; encoded by the coding sequence ATGGCCTACATTGCTGTACTGCCGAGTCTGATCTGCGGACTGGCGCTTGCGCTCGAAGACATCCGCCGTTTTCGCGTGCCCCGAACGTGGGTGGCGACCGGAGTGTTGACGCAGCTGGCAGTCTTCCTTGCGTTTTCCGTCTTCGAACACAATCCCGCCAAAGTTCTGCTGCCCCTAGGATATGCATTATTTTCCGCTGCTATCCAGTTCTTGCTTTCGCGCTTAAAGCCGGGCGCCCTGGGCTTCGGTGACGTCACCGCATCGTTCCTGACTGGCCTTGCCATAGGTTCATTCGGCCTCATGCCCTATCTCTATTGGTGGCTTCTCATGGGCGTCCTAGGCCTGCTCTGGATCCCCCTCTACCCCAAACTCGTCAAGCCCTCAACCTCTAAGCCCTCATCCTCTCCCTCATCAAAGGCCCCGTTCGTCCCCGTAATCGTAACTTCCGCAATTATTGCAGCGTTTTTGTCCGTTTTATAG
- the mltG gene encoding endolytic transglycosylase MltG, whose product MPEDFNELFDTNAEWVGTDDQPSSEPPKPPKSRHEMRERRLVKQRQRRQHLIIAAIVAVVIVIVGCGGFFGIRAVARHFGGDDSKSVSTDYPGPGTGKVWFTIDTGEGVASIAKNLVKANVVKNADTFASTVSANNSTLYPGMYELKKHMTSVDAVKILSDKTKATGFLEVKSGERSADVIAQAAQLSGIDQAQFDAVVNGGGQGILPPEAGGKFEGWLEPGIYDVKKKGSTAASILKQIVDKRVAKLNDLKVPAGPERETILNMASIAESEVNRPEYYGKVVRVILNRLAQGMALGMDSTVAYGANVKPSQLTNAMLNDPADHYNTRINKGLPPTPISSPGDDAINAAMAPTPGNWLYFVTTNLQTGETKFVATEAEFNQIRQEYKTQNPGAN is encoded by the coding sequence ATGCCCGAAGACTTCAACGAGCTTTTCGACACCAACGCCGAGTGGGTTGGCACTGATGACCAGCCTTCAAGTGAACCACCCAAGCCTCCGAAATCCCGCCATGAAATGCGTGAGCGGAGGCTTGTAAAGCAGCGTCAACGGCGCCAGCATTTGATTATTGCGGCCATTGTGGCCGTTGTCATTGTGATTGTGGGTTGTGGCGGGTTCTTCGGCATTCGAGCCGTTGCCCGTCATTTTGGCGGTGACGATTCCAAGAGTGTCTCAACCGACTATCCGGGGCCGGGAACCGGCAAGGTATGGTTCACCATCGATACGGGCGAAGGCGTTGCCTCGATCGCCAAGAACCTGGTCAAGGCGAATGTCGTCAAGAACGCCGATACGTTTGCCAGCACGGTGTCCGCCAATAACAGCACGCTCTATCCGGGTATGTACGAGCTCAAAAAGCACATGACTTCCGTGGATGCGGTGAAAATTCTTTCTGACAAGACCAAGGCCACTGGATTCCTTGAAGTAAAGTCCGGGGAGCGCAGCGCGGATGTCATAGCCCAGGCCGCACAGCTTTCCGGCATTGACCAAGCCCAATTCGATGCCGTGGTCAACGGCGGCGGTCAGGGTATTCTGCCCCCTGAAGCCGGTGGCAAGTTCGAAGGTTGGCTGGAACCCGGCATTTACGATGTGAAAAAGAAGGGTAGCACCGCCGCTTCGATCCTCAAACAGATTGTCGACAAACGCGTCGCAAAGCTCAATGACCTGAAGGTTCCGGCGGGCCCGGAACGCGAAACCATCCTCAATATGGCCTCGATCGCCGAATCCGAAGTGAACCGACCGGAGTACTACGGCAAGGTCGTGCGTGTCATTCTCAACCGTCTTGCTCAGGGCATGGCGTTGGGTATGGATTCGACGGTGGCCTACGGCGCGAATGTAAAACCGAGCCAATTGACCAACGCCATGTTGAACGACCCGGCTGATCATTACAATACGCGCATCAACAAAGGTCTGCCGCCCACCCCGATCAGCTCGCCCGGAGACGATGCCATCAATGCCGCTATGGCCCCAACCCCCGGCAACTGGCTTTATTTCGTCACTACGAACCTGCAGACCGGCGAGACCAAGTTCGTCGCCACCGAAGCTGAATTCAACCAGATTCGTCAGGAATACAAGACCCAAAATCCTGGTGCCAACTGA
- the ruvX gene encoding Holliday junction resolvase RuvX has protein sequence MTWLGVDLGDARVGLALSDPELSFAHPEGNIQSNGDSFRALDEVVDFIDDHTDIDRVVVGLPLLLSGEAGKSAKKARRWAANLAKRLEMAVQSEDYKIGKVPEIVLQDERLTTVSAHHQLSQASVQSRNHRPVVDQQSAVVILQSALDGRN, from the coding sequence ATGACGTGGTTGGGCGTGGATTTGGGAGATGCCAGGGTCGGTTTGGCTTTGAGCGACCCTGAGCTCTCCTTTGCCCATCCCGAAGGCAACATCCAGTCCAATGGTGATTCGTTCCGGGCCTTGGACGAAGTGGTGGATTTTATCGACGATCATACCGACATTGATCGGGTGGTTGTCGGTCTTCCTTTGCTGCTGAGCGGAGAGGCGGGCAAAAGCGCCAAAAAGGCCAGGCGTTGGGCTGCAAACCTTGCCAAACGGCTTGAAATGGCCGTCCAGAGCGAGGATTATAAAATAGGCAAGGTTCCTGAAATAGTACTTCAGGACGAACGTCTCACTACGGTGAGCGCACACCACCAATTAAGCCAAGCCAGCGTTCAGAGCAGAAACCATAGGCCGGTGGTCGATCAGCAGTCGGCGGTTGTTATTCTTCAGTCGGCTTTGGACGGGCGTAACTGA